Proteins encoded together in one Quercus lobata isolate SW786 chromosome 3, ValleyOak3.0 Primary Assembly, whole genome shotgun sequence window:
- the LOC115981497 gene encoding probable aldo-keto reductase 1, giving the protein MAEEQKVQIPRVKLGTHGFEVSKLGFGCMGLSGGYNDPVPEEVGISIIKHAFSQGITFFDTSDIYGPHANEVLVGKALKHLPREKIQLATKFGIVKFDLNNVEINGTPEYVRSCCEDSLKRLGLDYIDLYYQHRIDTTVPIEETIGELKKLVEEGKVKYIGLSEASADTIRRAHAVHPITAVQMEWSLWTREIEEEIVPLCRELGIGIVPYSPLGQGFFGGKAVIESVSANSFLNIHPRFQAESLEQNKTIYFQIGKLAEKHGCSPAQLALGWILHQGDDVAPIPGTTKIKNLDANIGSFIVKLTKEDLKEISDVITINEVAGHRTTDAFIHCSWKFANTPDKESKLA; this is encoded by the exons GTTTCAAAGTTGGGGTTTGGATGTATGGGGCTTTCAGGAGGCTACAATGATCCTGTCCCTGAAGAGGTTGGCATATCAATCATCAAGCACGCATTCAGTCAAGGAATCACATTCTTTGATACGTCAGATATTTATGGGCCACATGCTAATGAAGTTTTGGTGGGAAAG GCACTGAAGCACTTGCCTCGAGAAAAGATTCAGTTAGCTACAAAATTTGGTATTGTCAAATTTGATCTTAATAATGTTGAAATAAATGGTACCCCTGAATACGTTCGATCCTGTTGTGAGGATAGTCTGAAGCGCCTTGGTTTGGATTACATTGATCTCTATTATCAGCACCGGATTGACACAACAGTACCTATAGAGGAGACT ATTGGGGAACTTAAGAAGCTGGTGGAAGAAGGAAAAGTGAAGTATATTGGATTGTCTGAAGCTAGTGCAGACACAATACGAAGGGCACATGCAGTTCATCCCATCACGGCTGTACAAATGGAGTGGTCCCTCTGGACTCGCGAAATTGAGGAAGAAATAGTTCCACTTTGCAG GGAGCTTGGAATTGGAATAGTACCGTACAGCCCTCTTGGTCAGGGATTCTTTGGTGGCAAAGCAGTTATAGAAAGTGTATCTGCAAACAGTTTTCTG AACATACATCCTAGATTTCAAGCAGAGAGCTTAGAGCAAAACAAGaccatttattttcaaataggaAAGTTGGCTGAAAAGCATGGATGCAGCCCTGCACAACTTGCACTTGGATGGATTCTTCATCAAGGAGATGATGTGGCACCTATCCCTG GgactacaaaaattaaaaatcttgaTGCCAATATCGGTTCCTTTATAGTGAAGCTCACCAAAGAAGATTTGAAAGAGATTTCTGATGTAATAACCATCAATGAGGTGGCTGGGCATAGAACAACTGACGCTTTTATTCACTGCTCATGGAAGTTTGCAAATACACCAGACAAAGAAAGTAAGTTAGCATAA